One Mesoplodon densirostris isolate mMesDen1 chromosome X, mMesDen1 primary haplotype, whole genome shotgun sequence genomic region harbors:
- the LOC132481850 gene encoding guanine nucleotide-binding protein G(I)/G(S)/G(O) subunit gamma-5-like: MSGSSSVAAMKKVVQQLRLEARLNCVKGSQAAADLKQFCLQNAQHDPLLTRVSSSTNPFRPQKVCSFL; this comes from the coding sequence ATGTCTGGTTCCTCCAGCGTCGCCGCTATGAAGAAAGTGGTTCAACAGCTCCGGCTGGAGGCCAGGCTCAACTGCGTGAAGGGTTCCCAGGCAGCTGCAGATTTGAAACAATTCTGTCTGCAGAATGCTCAACATGACCCCCTGCTGACTAGAGTATCTTCAAGTACAAATCCCTTCAGACCTCAGAAAGTCTGTTCCTTTTTGTAG